The Amycolatopsis solani genome segment CGTCGACGTCCCAGGCCGCCGCCCGGTCACCGACGCGGGCGGTCAGCTCGGCGGCGGCCGCCGCGAGCGGGGACTCACTCATCGAGCAGGCGCCCCACGAGCGCCGTCATGCCTTCGACGGTGCGGAAGTTGTCGAGCTTGAGGTCCGGCCCGACGATCGCGATGCCGTAGGTCTGCTCGAGGAACACGACCAGCTCCATGGCGAACATCGAGGAGACCAGGCCGGTGCGGAAGAGGTCCTGGTCCTCCGGGACGTCCTGCTTGACGCGTCCGGTCAGGAACTCCCGGATCTCCCGCGTCACGGCCTCCGGCGTGCGTGCCGGGGTTGCGGTGGTGGAGACGTCGTTCACTCAGAACACCTTCCCGTACTCGTAAAAGCCCCGTCCGGTCTTCCGGCCGAGGTGGCCGTCGGCCACTTTGGACTGCAGCAGGGCGCACGGCGCGTGCCGCGGGTCGCCGGTGCGTTCGGCGAGCGCCCGCAGCGCGTCGGCGAGGTTGTCCAGGCCGATCAGGTCGGCGGTGCGCAGCGGGCCGGTCGGGTGACCGAGGCAGCCCTGCATGAGCTCGTCGACCGCTTCGACGGACGCGGTGCCTTCTTCGACCACCCGCGCCGCGTCGTTGATCATGGGGTGCAGCAGGCGGCTGGTGACGAACCCCGGCGAGTCGCGCACGACGATCGGGCGCCGGCTCAGCCGTTCCAGCAGGCCCAGCACGGAGTCCAGAGTGGACTGATCGGTGCGCGGCCCGCGGACGACCTCGACGTTCCGGATGAGGTAGGCCGGGTTCATGAAG includes the following:
- a CDS encoding acyl carrier protein translates to MNDVSTTATPARTPEAVTREIREFLTGRVKQDVPEDQDLFRTGLVSSMFAMELVVFLEQTYGIAIVGPDLKLDNFRTVEGMTALVGRLLDE
- a CDS encoding 3-hydroxyacyl-CoA dehydrogenase family protein codes for the protein MGGQAQDRPAVIGGGVMGSAITAMALGHGVPVTLVEIDGEAVELAKRRVAQQLRHGRLMGAFPDVPEGELTATTGLDAAKDATAVVEAIIEDDKVKATVLGELAALVAPGTPLITNTSGIPVDELADAVERPADLLATHFMNPAYLIRNVEVVRGPRTDQSTLDSVLGLLERLSRRPIVVRDSPGFVTSRLLHPMINDAARVVEEGTASVEAVDELMQGCLGHPTGPLRTADLIGLDNLADALRALAERTGDPRHAPCALLQSKVADGHLGRKTGRGFYEYGKVF